A stretch of DNA from Variovorax paradoxus:
GACTTCCTGCACGCCCACATCGACGATGCGCAAGGTGCGCTGGTGAACCCCGCCGGCCTCACGCAGCACGGCGTGCCGCTGCATGACGCGATCAAGGCGATGCCGTTCCCGACCATCGAGGTCCACATGTCCAACATCGCCGCGCGCGAGGCATGGCGTGCGCATTCGATCATCTCGCCGGCGGTGAAGGGCACGGTCCAGGGCCTGGGTCCGCTGTCGTACCTGGCCGCGCTGCGCGCGCTGGTCGACATGCAGCGCCAGGCGCAAGCGCAAGCACAGGCCTCCGCATGACCCGCTGGCTCGACCGGTGCTGCACCGGCATCGAGGCGCTGATCGCGGCCGCGCTCGCGGTCATGGTCGTGCTCGTGTTCGGCAACGTGGTGCTGCGCTACGGCTTCAACTCGGGCATCACGGTGTCCGAGGAAATCTCGCGCTGGCTCTTCATCTGGATGACCTTCCTGGGCGCCGTGGTGGCGCTGAAGGAGCACGGCCACCTGGGTGTCGACATGGTGGTGCAGAAGCTGCCGCCCATCGGCAAGAAGATCTGCCTGGCCGTCGGCCATGCGGTGATGCTCTACATCGTCTGGCTGCTGCTGCAGGGCAGCATCGCGCAGGCGCGCATCAACTGGGACGTGACGGCGCCCGTCACCGGTGCGTCGATGGCCATCGTCTACGCCGCGGGCATCGTGTTCTCGGTGCTCGCCGGGCTCATCCTGGCGCTCGACCTGCTGCGCCTGCTCACGGGCCGCATCGCCGACCATGAGCTGGTGATGGTGCAGGAGTCGGAAGAAGCGGTGCAACTGCAGCAGATCCTGGGGTCGCAGGGCGCCAAGGAACCGGGGGCACGGCCATGACCATCCTCGTCTTCGTCGGCTCGCTGCTGCTCGCCATGGCGATGGGCATTCCCATTGCCTTCTCGCTGCTGGCCAGCGGTGTCGCGCTGATGTGGCACCTCGACCTGTTCGACGCGCAGATCCTCACGCAGAACGTGATCGGCGGCGCCGACAGCTTTCCGCTGCTGGCCGTGCCCTTCTTCATGCTCGCGGGCGAGATCATGAACGTGGGCGGGCTGTCCAAGCGCATCGTCGACTTCGCGCTCGCGCTCGTCGGCCACGTGAAGGGCGGCCTGGGCTACGTGACCATCATGGCCGGCTGCCTGCTGTCGGCGCTCTCGGGATCGGCCGTGGCCGACGCCGCCGCGCTCACCGCGCTGCTGCTGCCGATGATGGTGCGCGCGGGCCACGACAAGCCGCGCGCGGCCGGCCTCATTGCGGCCACCGGCGTGATCGGCCCCGTGATCCCGCCGAGCATCGGCCTCGTGATCTTCGGCGTGGCGGCCAACGTGTCGATCTCCAAGCTGTTTCTCGCGGCCATCGTGCCCGGGCTGCTGATCGGCGGCGCGCTGTGGATCACCTGGGCCTGGCTGGTGCGGCGCGAAAAGATCGTGCCGCCGCCGCGCAAGTCGTCGGCCGAGATTGCCGCCGCCTTCCGCAACGCGCTGTGGGCGCTGATGCTGCCGGTGATCATCCTCGTGGGCCTGCGCATGGGCGTGTTCACGCCCACCGAGGCCGCGGTGGTGGCCGCCGTGTATGCGCTCTTCGTGTCGACGGTGGTGTACCGCGAGATCACCTGGAAAGACCTGTACGCCATCTTCGTGAACGCGGCCAAGACCAGCGCCATCGTGATGTTCCTGATCGCCGCGGCCATGGTGAGCGCCTGGCTCATCACGGTGGCCGACCTGCCCTCGAAGATCGTGGGCATGCTGCAGCCGTTCATGGACAACCGGATGCTGCTCATGATCGCGATCATGGTGCTCGTGATGGTGGTGGGCACGGCCATGGACATGACGCCGACCATCCTCATCCTCACGCCCGTGCTCATGCCCGTGGTGAAGGCGGCCGGCATCGACCCCGTGTACTTCGGCGTGCTGTTCATCATCAACAACTCGATCGGCCTGGTCACGCCGCCGGTGGGCACGGTGCTCAACGTGGTGGCGGGCGTGGGCAAGATCTCGATGGACGACGTCACGCGCGGCGTGGTGCCGTTCATGCTGGCCGAGTTCGCGATCCTGTTCCTGATGGTGGCGTTTCCGCAGCTGGTGATCGTGCCGGCGCGGTGGTTCGGGGGCTGAGCCGATGCGCGCCCTCTGCCTCGCCGCGCTCGCGCTGTTCGCGAGCCTGCCCATCGCCGCCCAAGACCTTGCGCAAGACCCCGAGCGCGAGGTGCTGCCCGAGCAGCGTCAGCGGCTGGCCTTCATCGCGCCCTCCGGCCTCGCGCCGCTGAGAAGCGGCAAGGCGGTGTTCAGCGCCTTTCACGTGACGATCGGCCAGGAGCTGTGGGTCACCGACGGCAGCAACGCGGGCACCACGCTGCTGAAGGACATCCGCCCGGGCTTCCGCGGCTCGTTCCCCGCCGGACAGGTCGCGTTCAAAGGCCACGTCTACACCACGGCCACCGACGGCGCGAGCGGGCTCGAACTGTGGCGCACCGACGGCACCGCCGCCGGCACGGCGCAGGTGATCGACCTGCGCCCCGGCGGGGAAGGCGCGATGCCCAACGAGCTGACCGTGTTCCGCGACGCGCTCTACTTCGTGGCCGACGACGGCCAGACCGGCTTCCAGGTGTGGAAGACCACGGGCGATGCGAAGGGCACCACGCGCGTCTCCGCCGTCGACGCCGGGCCGCGCGCCCTCACCCGCCAGCTCACCGTGGCCGGGTCGCGCCTGTTCTTCACCGCGACCACGCGCACGCAGGGCCACGAGCTCTGGGTGACCGACGGCACGCCCGAGCACACGCGCCTCGTGAAAGACATCCGCCCGGGCCTGGAGGACGCGGGCATCCAGAACCTCACGGCCGTGGGCAACGACGTGTACTTCACCGCGCACGACGGCGAACACGGCGTCGAGCTGTGGAAGAGCGATGGCACCGAACACGGCACCCAGCTCGTGAAAGACTTGCGCCCCGGCGCCGCGCCCTCGCGGCCCGCGCATCTCGCGGCTGTGGGCCGCACGCTGTACTTCTCGGCCGACGACGGCGTGCACGGCATCGAGCTGTGGAAGACCGACGGCACCGCGAAGGGCTCGGTGCTGGTGAAGGACATCCGGCCGGGCCCGAGCGGCTCCGTGTCGAGCGCGATCGCCGTGATGGGCGGCAAGCTCTACTTCGCGGCGACCGACGGCGTGTCGGGCGCGGAGCTGTGGCGCAGCGACGGCTCGGCCGCGGGCACGGTGCGCGTGAAGGACATTGCACCGGGCGCGGAGAACGGCTCGCCGGCGCGCCTTGCCGTCATCGGCACGCGCCTGTGGTTTGCGGCGAACGGCGGCGGTGGCCGTGGCGTCGAGCCGTGGACCAGCGACGGCACGACGGCCGGCACGCGCGCCGTGGCCGACCTCGCCGCGGGCGAACGCCACGCCATGCCACTGGGCTTTCGTGCGCTCGGCGACGCGGTGCTCTTCGTCGCTGACGACGGCTATGGCAACGACCGACTGTGGTCCCATCGCAAGGACAAGGTGACGTTGATCGGCGACTCGCTCAAGGCGCGGCTGCGCTGATGCCGAAGGCCTGCGTGGCTGCGTAGTCACGCAAGGCCTGCTGCATGGCCGCCGCGATGGCCGGGTGCGTCGGATCGTGGCCCGCGGCCTGCGCCCACTGCAGCGGCGCGCCCAACACCTGCGCCAATGCCTGCGCGCCCTCGGGCGGACACAGCGCATCGTGCGTGCCATGCACGATCAGCGTGGGAACAGCAGGCAATGCGGCGCAGCGCTGCAGCAGCGTGGGCGCATCGAGCCAGCAGCCATGCCGCAAATAGTGGCTCTGCACGCGGTAACGCGCGACGAGCCGCGGCAGCATCGCCTCGTCGAGCGGCGGTGCGACACCGCCGGTGGCGAGGCGCTGTTCCCAGTCGAACCATTGACGCGTCAGCTCGCACTGCCGCGCCCAGGTGCCATGCGCGAAGACCTCGGCGATCGGCACCGTCACCGGGCACCGCCGTTGCTCGGCCTCGTCCCACAGCGCGCGCCATGCAGGGCCGTCGTGCTGCAGGGCGCCAGCGAAGAGCGCGAGGATGTCGCTCTCTCGCGCGAGGAACACGTTGCGCAGCAGCAGGCCCGCGACGGCCTCGGGTGCATCGAGCGCATGCATCAGCGCCAGCGTGGCGCCCCACGAGCCGCCCACCACCAGCCATCGGTCGATGCGCAGGTGCGCGCGCAGCAGCTTCAGATCAGCCAGAAGATCGGCGAGCGTGTTGTGTTCGATCGATCCTGCGGGGGTGCTGAGGCCCGAACCGCGCTGGTCGGGGCAGACGATGCGGTAGTGCGCCGGATCGAAGTCCCGGCGCAACAGCGGCGAGCAGCCCGAGCCCGGCCCGCCATGCAGCACCACCACGGGCAGGCCTGCGCGGTTGCCGTGCTCCTCGACATGCATCACATGCCCGCCGCCCAGAGGCAGGCGATGAGTGATCGTCATCGGCGCGTGCCTGCTCAAGCTGACGCGTTCGCGTCGGTGCGAAAGACGAGTTCGCCCGCGCGCCGTGCGCCCGGCACGAAGCGGATCGGCGTGCCGACGTCGCGCGGATCACCCGCCGCCTTGACCATCGCCTCGACCTCGTCATGCCGCGGACTCTTCGGGCACACCGGGTCCGTGGCCGCCGCGTCGCCGGTCAGCAGGAAGGCCTGGCAGCGACAGCCGCCGTGGTCCTTCTCCTTCTCGTCGCAGCTCTGGCAGGTGCTGCTCATCCAGCCCGTGCCGCGGTAGGCGCCGAAGGCCGGGCTCTCCTGCCAGATGCTGCGGATGCTGTGCTCGCGCACATTGGGAAAGTCGAGCCCGGGCAGCATGCGCGCGCTGTGGCACGGCAACGCCACGCCGTCGGGCGCGACCACGAGGAACACGCTGCCCCACCCCGCCATGCAGGGCTTGGGCTTGCCCTCGGCGTAGTCGGGCACGACCCAGAGGATCTTCATGCGGCCGTCCAGGCGCGGGCGATGGGTTTCGACCACCGCCTCGGCCGTGACCAGCATGTCGCGCGAGGGCATCAGCATCTCGCGGTTGCGCCAGGCCCAGCCGTAGTACTGCACGTTGGCGAGTTCGAGAAAGTCGGCTTCCATCGCCTCGGCCATCTCGATGATGCGGCCCACGTGCGGCAGGTTGTAGCGGTGCATCACGCAGTTCAGCACCATCGGGTAGCCGAGGTCCTTGATGGTGCGGGCCACGCGCTGCTTGAGGTCGAAGGTCTTCGTGGAGCTGAGGAAGTCGTTGAGCTCGCGGCTCGAATCCTGGAATGACAGCTGGATGTGGTCCAGCCCTGCTTGCTTCAACGTTTCGGCGCGCTGCGGCGTGAGGCCCACGCCCGAGGTGATCAGGTTGGTATAGAAGCCGAGCGCGTGCGCCGCCGCGACCAGCTCGGGCAGGTCGTCGCGCAGCAGCGGCTCGCCGCCCGAAAAGCCCAGCTGCACCGCACCCATTGCACGTGCCTCGCGGAACACGCGGATCCATTCGTCCGTGCCCAGCTCTTCGCGGTAGCGCGTGTAGTCGACCGGGTTGGAGCAGAAGGCGCAGTGCAGCGGACAGCGGTACGTCAGCTCGGCCAGCAGCCACAGCGGCGGCTTGGCCGCGACGCTGGACTGCAACTCAGCGGATCCAGTGGCGTCCATGGGCCTGCTCCAGAAATTCGAGCACGTCGGCATGCAGGTCGCTCTCGCCGAAGGTGTGCTCCAGGTCGGCCACGAGCGCGGCCACCGAAGTCTTGCCGTCGCAGCGCTGCAGGATCTCGGCCGCCGGCCCGTTGAGCTTGATCATGCCTTCGGGGAACAGCAGCACGTGGCACTGCTGCGCCTCTTCCCACTGCATGCGGTACATCGAGGTGAGCGCCGGCTGGGCATCGTCGGTCCATGCGGTCATGGCTGCTGTTCTTTCGGAAGGTCGTCGGGGTAGGCCTTCTCGATCGCGTCGAGCATGGCCCAGAGGATGTCGAGCTTGAAGCCCAGGATGTGCAGCGCGCGCTGCTGCCGCTCGCGCGTGGTGCACCACTGCATCGCCACTTCGAGGCCGTGCTCGACGTCGCGGTCGGCCAGCGGAATGCGGCTGCGAAAGTAGTCCAGGCCCGAGGTGTCGATCCACGGGTAGTGCGTGGGCCAGCCCGCGAGCCGGTCTTTATGGATGCGCGGCGCGAACATCTCGGTGAGCGACGAAATCACCGCCTCCTGCCACGGCGCCGTGCGCGCGAAGTTGACGTAGGCATCGACCGCGAAGCGCACGCCGGGCACGACGAGCGCGTGCGACTCGAGCACCTCGCGCGCCAGGCCCGTGGCAATGCCCAGCCGGGTCCAGATCTCGATGCCGCCCGCGTTGGCGCCTTCATGGTCGCCGTGCCCGTCGTGGTCGAGCATGCGCACCACCCAGCGCCGGCGCGTGGCGCGGTCGTCGCAGTTCGAAAGAACGGCCGCATCCTTCACCGGAATGCGGCACTGGTAGTAGAAGCGGTTCGCCACCCAGCCGCGCACTTGGAAAGGCTGCAGCTCGCCCGCATTGAGCCGGCGGTTGAAGGGATGGTGGCTGTGATAGCGCGACTCCATGGCGCGCAGCCTCGCTTCGAATTCCTGCGGGGACCATGGGTCTTGCTGCTCTTGTTTGTCTGCTGTCACGTGTTCAGATCTCCAGCGTCATGCCGTCGAACGCGACCTCGATGCCGCGCTGCACGAGCTGCGCGCGCTCCGGGCCGTCTTCGTCGAGGATGGGATTGCTGTTGTTGATGTGGATGAGCACCTTGCGTTGTGCAGCGCAGGCGTCGAGTGCTTTCAGCATGCCGGGGCCGTGCGGCCCATCGCACTGTGGCAGGTGGCCCATGTCGGCCGCGTGCTTCTTGCCGAGGCCGGCCGCCACCATTTCGTCCTCGGTCCAGAAGGTGCCGTCGACGAGCACGCAGTCGCAGGCGTCGAGGCTGCGGCGCTCGGCCTCGCCGACCTGCGCCAGGCCCGGCGCATAGAGCACGCGCTTGCCGGTGGCGGGGTCTTCGATGAGCACTGCGGCGTTCTCGCTGCGCGCCTCGGTCTGGCGGCGCGGCGAATACGGCGGCGCCTTGCCGGGCACGGGCAGCGCCTGCAGCCGCAGGCCGGCGATGTCGTGCCAGGCGCCACCGCCGGGCTCGAGCGACAACGGGTGCCAGGTCACG
This window harbors:
- a CDS encoding type II 3-dehydroquinate dehydratase, whose protein sequence is MKILVLHGPNLNLFGRREPHIYGKTTLAEINAQLQALAVELGVTLETIQSNHEGDLIDFLHAHIDDAQGALVNPAGLTQHGVPLHDAIKAMPFPTIEVHMSNIAAREAWRAHSIISPAVKGTVQGLGPLSYLAALRALVDMQRQAQAQAQASA
- a CDS encoding TRAP transporter small permease, whose translation is MTRWLDRCCTGIEALIAAALAVMVVLVFGNVVLRYGFNSGITVSEEISRWLFIWMTFLGAVVALKEHGHLGVDMVVQKLPPIGKKICLAVGHAVMLYIVWLLLQGSIAQARINWDVTAPVTGASMAIVYAAGIVFSVLAGLILALDLLRLLTGRIADHELVMVQESEEAVQLQQILGSQGAKEPGARP
- a CDS encoding TRAP transporter large permease, whose protein sequence is MTILVFVGSLLLAMAMGIPIAFSLLASGVALMWHLDLFDAQILTQNVIGGADSFPLLAVPFFMLAGEIMNVGGLSKRIVDFALALVGHVKGGLGYVTIMAGCLLSALSGSAVADAAALTALLLPMMVRAGHDKPRAAGLIAATGVIGPVIPPSIGLVIFGVAANVSISKLFLAAIVPGLLIGGALWITWAWLVRREKIVPPPRKSSAEIAAAFRNALWALMLPVIILVGLRMGVFTPTEAAVVAAVYALFVSTVVYREITWKDLYAIFVNAAKTSAIVMFLIAAAMVSAWLITVADLPSKIVGMLQPFMDNRMLLMIAIMVLVMVVGTAMDMTPTILILTPVLMPVVKAAGIDPVYFGVLFIINNSIGLVTPPVGTVLNVVAGVGKISMDDVTRGVVPFMLAEFAILFLMVAFPQLVIVPARWFGG
- a CDS encoding ELWxxDGT repeat protein, with protein sequence MRALCLAALALFASLPIAAQDLAQDPEREVLPEQRQRLAFIAPSGLAPLRSGKAVFSAFHVTIGQELWVTDGSNAGTTLLKDIRPGFRGSFPAGQVAFKGHVYTTATDGASGLELWRTDGTAAGTAQVIDLRPGGEGAMPNELTVFRDALYFVADDGQTGFQVWKTTGDAKGTTRVSAVDAGPRALTRQLTVAGSRLFFTATTRTQGHELWVTDGTPEHTRLVKDIRPGLEDAGIQNLTAVGNDVYFTAHDGEHGVELWKSDGTEHGTQLVKDLRPGAAPSRPAHLAAVGRTLYFSADDGVHGIELWKTDGTAKGSVLVKDIRPGPSGSVSSAIAVMGGKLYFAATDGVSGAELWRSDGSAAGTVRVKDIAPGAENGSPARLAVIGTRLWFAANGGGGRGVEPWTSDGTTAGTRAVADLAAGERHAMPLGFRALGDAVLFVADDGYGNDRLWSHRKDKVTLIGDSLKARLR
- a CDS encoding alpha/beta fold hydrolase; its protein translation is MTITHRLPLGGGHVMHVEEHGNRAGLPVVVLHGGPGSGCSPLLRRDFDPAHYRIVCPDQRGSGLSTPAGSIEHNTLADLLADLKLLRAHLRIDRWLVVGGSWGATLALMHALDAPEAVAGLLLRNVFLARESDILALFAGALQHDGPAWRALWDEAEQRRCPVTVPIAEVFAHGTWARQCELTRQWFDWEQRLATGGVAPPLDEAMLPRLVARYRVQSHYLRHGCWLDAPTLLQRCAALPAVPTLIVHGTHDALCPPEGAQALAQVLGAPLQWAQAAGHDPTHPAIAAAMQQALRDYAATQAFGISAAAP
- the pqqE gene encoding pyrroloquinoline quinone biosynthesis protein PqqE, which codes for MDATGSAELQSSVAAKPPLWLLAELTYRCPLHCAFCSNPVDYTRYREELGTDEWIRVFREARAMGAVQLGFSGGEPLLRDDLPELVAAAHALGFYTNLITSGVGLTPQRAETLKQAGLDHIQLSFQDSSRELNDFLSSTKTFDLKQRVARTIKDLGYPMVLNCVMHRYNLPHVGRIIEMAEAMEADFLELANVQYYGWAWRNREMLMPSRDMLVTAEAVVETHRPRLDGRMKILWVVPDYAEGKPKPCMAGWGSVFLVVAPDGVALPCHSARMLPGLDFPNVREHSIRSIWQESPAFGAYRGTGWMSSTCQSCDEKEKDHGGCRCQAFLLTGDAAATDPVCPKSPRHDEVEAMVKAAGDPRDVGTPIRFVPGARRAGELVFRTDANASA
- the pqqD gene encoding pyrroloquinoline quinone biosynthesis peptide chaperone PqqD, coding for MTAWTDDAQPALTSMYRMQWEEAQQCHVLLFPEGMIKLNGPAAEILQRCDGKTSVAALVADLEHTFGESDLHADVLEFLEQAHGRHWIR
- the pqqC gene encoding pyrroloquinoline-quinone synthase PqqC; the protein is MESRYHSHHPFNRRLNAGELQPFQVRGWVANRFYYQCRIPVKDAAVLSNCDDRATRRRWVVRMLDHDGHGDHEGANAGGIEIWTRLGIATGLAREVLESHALVVPGVRFAVDAYVNFARTAPWQEAVISSLTEMFAPRIHKDRLAGWPTHYPWIDTSGLDYFRSRIPLADRDVEHGLEVAMQWCTTRERQQRALHILGFKLDILWAMLDAIEKAYPDDLPKEQQP
- the pqqB gene encoding pyrroloquinoline quinone biosynthesis protein PqqB; this translates as MKILVLGSGAGGGFPQWNCNCRLCAGQRSGQVRATPRTQSSIAVSADGERWILLNASPDLGAQLRASPALWPRHGLRHSPIEAVVLMDSQIDHVAGLLSLREGQRLQLYCTPEAHDDLTGSLPLLRTLDSYCGVTWHPLSLEPGGGAWHDIAGLRLQALPVPGKAPPYSPRRQTEARSENAAVLIEDPATGKRVLYAPGLAQVGEAERRSLDACDCVLVDGTFWTEDEMVAAGLGKKHAADMGHLPQCDGPHGPGMLKALDACAAQRKVLIHINNSNPILDEDGPERAQLVQRGIEVAFDGMTLEI